DNA from Halobaculum sp. XH14:
GCCCAGGTCGTACTCGTCGACGAACGCGAGCAGCGACCACGGGGTGTCGACGCTCACGCCGTAGACGTCGACCGACGACTCGGCGAGGTCGTCGCGCCAGTCGCGGTAGGCACACAGTTCCGCGGTGCAGGTCCGCGAGTAGACGCCGGGGTAGAACGCGAGGACGACCGGCCCGTCGGCGGCGGCGCGGTCGAGGTCGAACTCCGCGACGTGCTCGCCGGTGTACGCGCCGCGTTCGGCGGTCTCGGCGGCTTCCGGCGT
Protein-coding regions in this window:
- a CDS encoding redoxin domain-containing protein produces the protein MLETGDTAPDVTAPMATPEAAETAERGAYTGEHVAEFDLDRAAADGPVVLAFYPGVYSRTCTAELCAYRDWRDDLAESSVDVYGVSVDTPWSLLAFVDEYDLGYPLVSGFNNSIVREFGVERGGGLLSGISDRAAFVVDDDRQVTWTWAIQESGVYPEVAELEAAVRDAP